The proteins below are encoded in one region of Methanosarcina barkeri 3:
- a CDS encoding MFS transporter: MGQLPGLIPLIRAIAHVIEMLYQKLQYFQEGITITENVNKKLTGVITGHFLIDLYTPILPIILPLLIDTMGLSYFLAGLIVTAFNVVSSVTQPFVGLYSDKTGWRASVPLCVLIGSTGICLTVFTKSYLVLLMMVMGAAIGHALFHPSAMDLVYRLSSPVKRGMYTSIFTTSGSISYSLGPFIAGVLIEFAGLPSIIWMVIPGIIGAAWIYRNDIRYLNKEVFEKPVRTVKSQLAEKKKFWWIPAGLVVVICSLRAWAYMGLITYLPTLLTLEHREFDTVTTSFIVTIMLFFGVAGQIAGGYFSDRYGRKLMLVLGLLCAVPLFALIFLADGWLMYFGIMMYSFFACFCYVTSVTMTQELLPGNVAFASGLILGLCMGIGGVGAAIIGWAADVMGSLSDAMFLLIIPTMLCPILAVFVRYPAEN, encoded by the coding sequence TTGGGACAATTGCCAGGGCTTATTCCATTAATCCGAGCAATTGCCCACGTTATTGAGATGCTGTATCAAAAATTACAATATTTTCAAGAAGGGATTACAATTACTGAAAACGTTAACAAAAAACTCACAGGGGTAATCACCGGACATTTTCTCATAGACCTCTATACCCCGATACTTCCGATTATCCTCCCACTCCTGATTGACACTATGGGCCTGTCCTATTTTCTTGCCGGCCTTATTGTCACGGCATTTAATGTTGTATCCTCAGTAACCCAACCGTTTGTCGGTCTCTACAGCGATAAAACCGGATGGCGTGCAAGTGTTCCTCTGTGCGTTTTAATTGGTAGTACTGGCATATGTCTTACGGTTTTCACAAAAAGTTATCTGGTACTTCTTATGATGGTAATGGGAGCTGCAATCGGCCATGCATTGTTCCATCCTTCAGCAATGGATCTTGTTTACCGATTAAGCTCTCCTGTCAAAAGGGGAATGTACACCTCAATATTCACAACAAGCGGCAGCATTAGCTATTCTCTTGGACCGTTTATTGCAGGAGTTTTGATTGAATTTGCCGGTCTTCCATCAATTATATGGATGGTGATTCCGGGTATTATAGGTGCTGCATGGATTTACCGAAATGACATCCGATATCTAAACAAAGAAGTTTTTGAAAAACCAGTCAGGACAGTTAAAAGTCAGCTTGCAGAGAAGAAAAAATTCTGGTGGATTCCTGCAGGGTTGGTTGTGGTAATCTGCTCTCTTCGAGCCTGGGCATACATGGGACTGATTACTTATCTGCCAACACTTCTAACTCTAGAACATAGAGAATTTGATACGGTGACAACATCTTTTATTGTCACGATTATGCTGTTCTTTGGAGTTGCGGGCCAGATTGCAGGCGGGTATTTCTCGGATCGTTACGGGCGTAAACTGATGCTCGTTCTGGGTCTTTTATGCGCAGTACCATTGTTTGCCCTTATTTTTCTTGCTGACGGCTGGCTAATGTACTTTGGGATTATGATGTACTCGTTTTTTGCCTGTTTCTGCTATGTGACATCAGTTACGATGACGCAGGAACTTCTCCCCGGAAACGTCGCATTTGCATCGGGACTTATTCTCGGGCTCTGTATGGGTATTGGGGGAGTAGGAGCCGCAATTATCGGATGGGCTGCTGATGTCATGGGATCGCTTTCGGACGCAATGTTTCTGTTGATTATTCCTACGATGTTGTGTCCCATTCTTGCAGTGTTTGTCCGGTATCCAGCGGAAAATTAA
- a CDS encoding class I SAM-dependent methyltransferase yields the protein MTGGTVEMTGETLEMTGETLEMTGETLEMTDGILEVKDGISEMKDKILEYWDYRSSDYHTEYAKCMDEEMEIWKSLFYEILLTDKKIRAVEIGTGPGILAISLASMGHDVTGVDLSENMLEKAAENARKKGVDVSLVQGDAEEIPLCDGEYDFVLSKYLLWTLPQPDKFINECSRLLKDGGLMMIIDGLWFQNPDGTEKESSRNDRFNELYSGVKPNLPLAKNNTPERITSLAQSHGFEAVSWRFLEDYDAFLERNDPSGHSAGYIQPPHMILAKKISQT from the coding sequence ATGACAGGTGGAACAGTAGAAATGACAGGTGAAACACTAGAAATGACAGGTGAAACACTAGAAATGACAGGTGAAACACTGGAAATGACAGATGGAATATTAGAAGTGAAAGATGGAATATCAGAGATGAAGGATAAAATTTTAGAATACTGGGACTACAGAAGTTCTGATTATCATACGGAATATGCCAAATGTATGGATGAAGAAATGGAGATTTGGAAATCTCTGTTTTATGAAATACTGCTAACGGATAAAAAAATCCGTGCAGTAGAAATAGGAACAGGTCCTGGAATTCTTGCAATCTCTCTTGCCTCCATGGGGCATGATGTAACCGGTGTGGATTTGTCAGAAAATATGCTTGAAAAAGCAGCGGAAAATGCCCGAAAAAAAGGAGTAGATGTTTCTTTAGTACAGGGAGATGCAGAAGAAATTCCTCTATGTGATGGAGAGTATGATTTCGTTTTGAGCAAATATCTTCTCTGGACCCTGCCTCAACCGGACAAGTTTATAAATGAGTGCTCCAGGCTTTTAAAAGACGGTGGCCTCATGATGATAATTGATGGTTTGTGGTTCCAGAACCCTGACGGGACAGAGAAGGAAAGTAGTCGTAATGACAGATTTAATGAGTTGTATTCTGGTGTTAAGCCGAACCTGCCCCTTGCGAAAAACAATACACCTGAGAGGATAACCTCCCTTGCACAATCCCATGGTTTTGAGGCTGTTTCATGGAGGTTCTTGGAAGATTATGATGCCTTTTTGGAACGGAATGATCCGTCCGGTCATTCAGCAGGGTATATCCAGCCTCCGCATATGATTCTTGCAAAGAAAATAAGTCAGACTTGA
- a CDS encoding ABC transporter substrate-binding protein: MKFNAQKTKVSIPTVAVILIVALLCAGCVDTGEASKEKVLRVVFNEGPDTGGSLDPANGWTGWYVHQAGIYETLFYYDADMNLMPKLASGYKQLNDTEWEIQLRKDVTFHDGTKMDADAVLFSLKRVLDPSNSRSSEYSFIKDVRKTGEYTIVIETNDVYAPLISSLVDPVMSIVSPKIVDADKQPDGTGPFKFVSFEPGASLEVEKNPSYWDGEAKVDRILIQYNKDSTARTMLIKSGDVDISRDPLQSEYSALKSNPDINVTSKETLRTYFLYINGGKAPFNDTRVRQALFYAINRQEIVDTALEGVSGIPAKGIFTNTMPWNANNQIESYDYNPEKALELFEEAGITKGTDGKLYYNGKPFMIDIQTYTKRAALQPSAEILASQLEKIGITSTVTILDNAALTENAVAGTYDLSLAAWSTAPTGDPDYFLSSHYLSTGNYASKWLRYSNPQVDKWILEARTETDEKKRAELYDKIQIQIQKDAVLLPVFYANEIYALSSNVTGFEMYPNEYTIITKDIGFA; the protein is encoded by the coding sequence ATGAAATTTAATGCACAAAAAACAAAAGTTTCCATCCCTACTGTTGCTGTAATTCTAATTGTAGCATTGCTCTGTGCAGGATGTGTTGATACTGGGGAGGCGTCTAAAGAAAAAGTTCTCCGCGTAGTTTTTAATGAAGGTCCTGATACCGGGGGCAGTCTTGATCCTGCCAACGGCTGGACAGGGTGGTATGTCCATCAGGCAGGCATCTATGAAACATTGTTTTACTACGATGCAGACATGAACCTTATGCCTAAACTCGCATCCGGATACAAACAATTAAACGATACCGAGTGGGAAATTCAGCTCCGTAAGGATGTAACCTTCCACGACGGAACAAAAATGGATGCAGATGCGGTGCTCTTTTCGCTAAAAAGAGTGCTTGATCCGTCAAACAGCAGGTCATCAGAGTACTCTTTCATTAAAGATGTACGAAAGACTGGTGAGTACACTATTGTCATTGAAACTAATGATGTCTATGCTCCATTAATTTCATCTCTTGTAGACCCTGTCATGTCTATAGTCAGTCCTAAAATCGTTGATGCGGACAAACAGCCGGATGGGACCGGTCCTTTCAAGTTTGTTTCCTTCGAACCGGGTGCAAGCCTTGAAGTCGAAAAGAACCCTAGTTACTGGGACGGCGAGGCCAAAGTTGACCGTATACTCATTCAGTACAACAAAGACAGTACGGCAAGAACAATGCTGATAAAATCAGGAGATGTCGACATTTCCAGAGATCCTCTCCAGAGCGAGTATTCGGCACTTAAGAGTAACCCTGATATAAACGTCACTTCCAAAGAAACACTGCGGACTTATTTCCTGTATATAAATGGCGGCAAAGCCCCATTCAATGACACCAGAGTCCGCCAGGCCCTCTTTTATGCGATCAACCGCCAGGAAATCGTTGATACAGCACTCGAAGGAGTTTCCGGTATACCGGCAAAGGGAATATTCACAAATACCATGCCCTGGAACGCAAACAATCAGATTGAATCCTACGACTATAACCCTGAAAAGGCTCTGGAACTCTTCGAAGAAGCAGGAATCACGAAAGGCACGGATGGTAAGCTGTACTACAACGGAAAACCATTCATGATTGACATCCAGACCTATACAAAACGTGCAGCTCTTCAGCCGAGTGCGGAAATCCTCGCTTCACAGCTAGAAAAAATTGGCATTACCTCAACTGTGACAATTCTGGACAATGCTGCACTTACGGAAAACGCTGTTGCAGGAACTTATGACCTCTCACTTGCCGCGTGGAGCACTGCACCTACCGGGGACCCGGACTACTTCCTCTCAAGCCATTACCTCTCAACAGGCAACTACGCGTCCAAATGGCTCCGCTATTCCAATCCTCAGGTAGATAAGTGGATTCTTGAAGCAAGAACCGAAACTGACGAAAAGAAACGTGCTGAGCTGTATGATAAAATCCAGATACAGATTCAGAAAGATGCAGTATTACTGCCCGTTTTCTATGCCAACGAAATTTATGCACTGTCATCAAATGTGACAGGCTTTGAGATGTATCCAAACGAGTATACAATCATCACCAAGGACATCGGATTTGCATAA